One Hordeum vulgare subsp. vulgare chromosome 4H, MorexV3_pseudomolecules_assembly, whole genome shotgun sequence DNA window includes the following coding sequences:
- the LOC123447581 gene encoding 60 kDa jasmonate-induced protein-like, with translation MDGSTVNRLASMGAIVLFLLILVHAAGNSTHGHGGASAERRLIVGRLLGRGPDDKTTVAMQKHDVSVAGFTDGSGDWHTFPGLEHLFPASTTLPFGSSYSELIGGLENLPGVPLGREALLEAIRVLTAYRRGADVEPVKRALAVLKVVMCEAQRVAPIRKTVSDGWVTGARVAPEHLPYIEHWDTMSYEILRTNRTGKWDGPFTKMLEMEASIRSKEEALAVVGVLRNADFEEVLQAHATPI, from the coding sequence ATGGACGGATCCACCGTCAACCGACTCGCCAGCATGGGGGCCATCGTACTCTTCCTCCTCATACTTGTCCACGCCGCTGGCAACAGCACGCACGGACACGGAGGAGCCTCCGCTGAGCGCCGCCTCATCGTCGGGCGTCTACTCGGTCGCGGCCCGGACGACAAGACCACCGTGGCCATGCAGAAGCACGACGTCTCTGTTGCCGGCTTCACCGATGGCAGCGGCGACTGGCACACCTTCCCTGGCCTTGAGCACCTCTTCCCCGCGTCCACGACCCTCCCGTTCGGCAGCAGCTACAGCGAGCTCATCGGCGGCCTCGAAAACCTCCCCGGCGTGCCGCTGGGGCGGGAGGCCTTGCTGGAGGCCATCCGCGTGCTCACCGCCTACCGCCGGGGGGCCGACGTCGAGCCGGTCAAGCGGGCGCTGGCGGTGCTGAAGGTGGTGATGTGCGAGGCCCAGCGGGTGGCGCCCATCCGGAAGACCGTCAGCGACGGATGGGTGACCGGTGCCCGCGTCGCCCCGGAGCACCTGCCCTACATCGAGCACTGGGACACCATGTCCTACGAGATCCTCCGCACCAACCGCACGGGAAAGTGGGACGGGCCATTCACCAAGATGCTGGAGATGGAGGCCAGCATCCGCAGCAAGGAGGAAGCGCTCGCCGTCGTCGGGGTGCTGCGGAATGCCGACTTCGAGGAAGTGCTCCAGGCTCACGCCACCCCGATCTAA